TGAGTTTCTTCAGATAGATGATGAGGTGCGCCAGGAAATAGTCAGGAAGTCTAGCACAGAGAGAATAAGGCAGGTCGCAATTCAGAAAGGAATGCTGACACTCAGGCAGGATGGATGGCGTAAAGTAAAGGAAGGCATTACAACAATTCCTGACGTTCTGAGAGTTACATTGGAGTTTTAATTTATGCCGTCTTTTCAATACAAGGCTTCAGATACTTCAGGAAAGATCCAGAAAGGTCTGATTGATGCTGAAAACGAAATGGGCGCTGCGTCTTTGCTCCAGAAAAAAGGACTCATTCCCATAAGGATAGAGCAAGGAGTCAATCAGAACAAGGCTGACTCAGACATAATCGGTTTTTTAAAAAAAGCATCATCCCGTGTTAAATCGAGGGATGTGATGCTTTTTACCCAGGATCTTGCATCTCTTCTTGCAGCAGGTCTGCCACTTGATAAAGCCCTTCTTGTTCTTTCTGGATCATCAGAAAATGCGGCCATGGGAGCAATAATTCGGGAAGTACTTGTTGCTGTCCAGGGTGGAGCATATCTTTCGATTGCCCTTTCAAGACATCCTTCTGCTTTTTCGGAATTCTATATAAATATGATCAGAGCAGGAGAAGCTGGTGGAGTGCTTGAAAAGGTTCTTGAACGTTTAGGGACTTTTCTTGAGACTGGACAGGAACTAAGGGAATTCATTTCTTCAGCACTTGTGTATCCTATTTTCCTTCTTGTGGCTGGTGGTGTGTCTGTTGCCATACTCATGGGATACGTCATTCCTAAATTTTCCATGATTTTTGAGGGGATGGGTTCGGCTCTTCCAATATCAACCAAGATACTTCTTTTCATAAGTAACGGAGTTAAAAATTACTGGTGGCTTGGCTTGATAATGATCGGCGCTATTGTCTGGGGATATAAAAAATTTGAGTCCACACAAAGCGGCAGAATAAAGATTGATACATTTAAGCTGAAAATGCCGATACTTGGTGACATTATTCAGAAAAGCGATTCGGCCCGTTTTTCAAGAACTCTTGGAACCCTTCTCCAGAGCGGTGTTCCAATTCTTGATGCTATCAAGCTTGTAAAAGAGATCATATCAAACAAGGTGATAGCCTCTTCCCTTGACAGCGTTCATAAAAGGGTAAAAGAGGGTGACAGGCTTTCCAATGCCCTCGCAAGCGTGGAAATATTCCCTTTCCTTGCCATACAGATGATAACTGTAGGTGAAGAAAGCGGGCGTATGGATGAAATGCTCATGAAGGTGGCTGACAACTACGAAAAGACTCTCCGCAATCTTCTGAAACGTCTTATCAGCCTTCTTGAGCCCGCATTAATACTTGTAATGGGCGTTGTGGTCGGCGGGATTGTAATTTCCATGCTGCTTGGAATATTCAGTATAAATGATATCCCTATGTAGCGTTATTTTTTTAAGAATTAATGAAAACAGGAG
The nucleotide sequence above comes from Desulforegula conservatrix Mb1Pa. Encoded proteins:
- a CDS encoding type II secretion system F family protein; its protein translation is MPSFQYKASDTSGKIQKGLIDAENEMGAASLLQKKGLIPIRIEQGVNQNKADSDIIGFLKKASSRVKSRDVMLFTQDLASLLAAGLPLDKALLVLSGSSENAAMGAIIREVLVAVQGGAYLSIALSRHPSAFSEFYINMIRAGEAGGVLEKVLERLGTFLETGQELREFISSALVYPIFLLVAGGVSVAILMGYVIPKFSMIFEGMGSALPISTKILLFISNGVKNYWWLGLIMIGAIVWGYKKFESTQSGRIKIDTFKLKMPILGDIIQKSDSARFSRTLGTLLQSGVPILDAIKLVKEIISNKVIASSLDSVHKRVKEGDRLSNALASVEIFPFLAIQMITVGEESGRMDEMLMKVADNYEKTLRNLLKRLISLLEPALILVMGVVVGGIVISMLLGIFSINDIPM